From the Thermococcus sp. 21S7 genome, the window AGAAAAAAGCGGGCTGGAGACTCGGGGAAGAGCCAATAGCCCACGGATTTGAGAAGAAAGGCAAGTTGCCACCGCATGCAACCGTCTCGGCTAAGGCGCTTGAAAGATACTTGGGAGAACACTTTGAAGATCGTGGACTTGCTAAGGTTTTCTACCTTGCTATAGCCCATCACCACTCTCCTTGGTCTTCAAAGTTCCAGAAGTTCAAATTAATTCCCAATGTGGTGGATTACATTTTGCAAGTTTATCCCCTGGACGATATTGAGACCTCTCTTATTAACGGCCATCCAGCTGGCTCTTTAGGATTCAACTACCTGAATGTTGCTGATGAGAATGAGTATTACCGGCTTTATGGGTTAGTTTCAAAGCTCCTTCGCATTTCTGATAGACTGGCTACAGGTGGTGAATCGTATGAATCGATATTTAGTCCCTAAAACTGGATGGCAATTCCTTGACTTAGCGAAAGCCTATGGACTTGGCATAGTAGTTCGTACCCTGTCCAAAGAAGCCGTTATTGCTGATACAGGAAGCTATTACGAAATACGAAGTAGGAATGAACTAGATTTTTCAAAGCTTTCAAAAATTGAGGGCTACTTAGGTAAAGACATTGAGGAATGGGCCAATGTTCTGGGTACTCTGAAAAGTAAAGATCGAGAGGGCATCAGAAAGGATATGGAAGAATTTCTCACAGATGAAGATAGAATAAAGCGGATTTTTGAGCATAAACTTGACGGAGGAACAGTTTTGATTGATAATCTCACAGGGAAATCCGTTACACTACCCCAATCTCTCGAACTTGGGGCGAGTAAAGGCATTAGGGTGGAAATTCCAAAAGCTATCAGAGAAAAAAGAGGGGAAATAGTTCCGGCTTCATTACGCGAGAGTCAAGTAAAGATACCTGCTGAGGAGCTCTATCTCGCTGTGTTGGGGGCAATAAATATCTCTGTCTGGAAAGGCTCAAAGGAGTATGTGGTGGCTGTTTATCCCCTTCCACTGGACACCAGAGTTGAGGACATTTATGCAATAAAACACAGGCTGAAGGAATCTGTCAAAGGCTTCCATAGAGCAGGCTATTTCTCTACAGTTGCGAGAATTGCAGTTAGGCTCGTAAAAGAAGAAAAAGAGCTAATGCGTGGCGGTTCTTTTCTACCCAAAATCGGAGGAATCCTCTATGGTGTCATGATGAGGACCGGGAATCAACCTAAGCCCTTTACCTCTGGTCTATTTCCGTTGGATTTTCTCCACTCCCTTGTTGAGACGCTCGAAGGTGAGGAGGCCATTGACAAGTGGACTGAGATTCTTGATAGAACTTCCTACATCAAGGGCTACGAAGACATTGCCATGGCGTTATCTAAGTTCATAGCTGAACCAACTTTGGAGAACTACTACTCCTACATCCGGCTTCACTTAAGAAACGAGTTGAGGTCAAACTCAATAAAATTCGGTTCTTATGACGCGGATTCCCTTTTGGAGGTGTTGAAGAATGTCGAAGTTAGCTGAGCTGTTTGAGAACGAAGCAGTCAAGGACTTTGGAGTAGCACTTAGAAAAGCCCTGAGAATCGGGGAAGACTACTCCTCTCTAGTCGAACTAGAATATGCCGAAACCAAAGAGCAGTTCGCAGAAGTGATAAAGCGCTTCCTCAGGAGGTATGAAACTCTGGCAAAGAAAGGTTACAAAGGCAAGCAACTGAAAAGACCGAAGGAAGAGAGCCTTGTTGAACTAATAAGGCTGGTGGATGAACACGGCGTCAAGCTTGTTCGTTCTGCACTCATAAGCTATGCCCTTGTTAAAGGAGGTGAGGAGAATGAGTGAAGAAAAGACAAAGGTTTTTGAGATTGCCATACTCGGTAGGGCCCTTTGGGAGCTCCACAGCCTCAATAACGAAGGGAACGTTGGAAACGTCGTTGAGCCAAGAAGCGTCAAGATAATAGACCCAAACACTAGGAAGGCAGTAACTACCGACGGCATCTCAGGAGAAATGCTCAAGCACATACACGCCGAGATGATGTGGATACTAGATACCAAAAATAATCTGTGTGACGCTTGCAAAATACAACACCCGGAGAGGTTTAACTATGTCATAAAAACTAACTCGACGGTTAAGAGTAGCATCAATAGACCAGAAGATGCAATATCACAGGCCCTAAACACCTGTGATATATGTGATATCCACGGATTCATGATTACTGAGAAAGTTACAGTATCTAGGAAGTCTACCGTTGAATTTGGCTGGGCCTTGGGAATTCCTGAAGTATACAGAGATATACATCTTCATGCTAGGCACTCTACACAGACGCAAGCAATAGAAGAAGTTCTGGAGCCAGGACAATGGGGCGAACACAAATGTTCGGTTAAAGGATGTGACACTGACCCAGATGAGGGTAGACTACTTAAGATAAACGGAAAATGGTACTGTGAAGCCCATGCTCCTACTGCTCAGATGATATATCACCGACCAACAAGAACTGGAGAATATGCAATAGTTACAGTGTTCCAGCCATGGAGAATATGTCTTAATGAGGCAAAACAGGATGTCTACAGTTATGAATGTGAGGATAGCAAAAGGATAAAAAGATACGAACTTGCCTTGAGAGCATACCAGCTTATGTTCTTAAGACCCCAAGGAGCTATGACAACAACACGGTTACCTCACACGGTTGATTTTAAGGGCGTAATAGTGTACTCCACCGAGCCTATTCCTGTGCCAGTGATTTCCCCACTTAAAAAGAACTACAAGGAGGAGATTACATCAATAGCACAGAGTTTCAAAAGCGGTGATAATGAACCGATTAAGGTCGTTGAATTTAATAGCCTTTCAGAGTTCGTTAAAAAGCTCAGTAGCCTACTAAGTAAGTCAGAGCCCTATACAATGAACTTCAACACTAAATGAAAGAATGGGAGGGATGTCTCCGTGACTAAGTGGCTCAAGCTGGTCGTTCATTTCCCTTCTTTTTATTCGTAT encodes:
- a CDS encoding DevR family CRISPR-associated autoregulator gives rise to the protein MSEEKTKVFEIAILGRALWELHSLNNEGNVGNVVEPRSVKIIDPNTRKAVTTDGISGEMLKHIHAEMMWILDTKNNLCDACKIQHPERFNYVIKTNSTVKSSINRPEDAISQALNTCDICDIHGFMITEKVTVSRKSTVEFGWALGIPEVYRDIHLHARHSTQTQAIEEVLEPGQWGEHKCSVKGCDTDPDEGRLLKINGKWYCEAHAPTAQMIYHRPTRTGEYAIVTVFQPWRICLNEAKQDVYSYECEDSKRIKRYELALRAYQLMFLRPQGAMTTTRLPHTVDFKGVIVYSTEPIPVPVISPLKKNYKEEITSIAQSFKSGDNEPIKVVEFNSLSEFVKKLSSLLSKSEPYTMNFNTK